One window from the genome of Desulforamulus ruminis DSM 2154 encodes:
- a CDS encoding MoaD/ThiS family protein → MGTIELRGFATLQQVLHKKGFAFPQMVEIGEGLTGDQLISKLDIKETEVEALFVNGRVQGLHDPIQPGDRVALVPPGTPGPYRVILGIVGKQAK, encoded by the coding sequence TTGGGAACCATTGAATTAAGAGGATTTGCCACCCTTCAACAGGTATTGCATAAAAAAGGATTCGCTTTCCCGCAAATGGTTGAAATTGGAGAGGGACTTACGGGAGATCAACTTATTTCCAAACTGGATATAAAGGAAACAGAGGTGGAGGCCCTCTTTGTAAACGGCCGGGTGCAGGGGCTGCATGATCCCATTCAACCGGGCGACAGGGTGGCGCTGGTGCCTCCGGGAACACCGGGGCCTTACCGGGTCATTCTCGGCATTGTAGGCAAACAGGCAAAATGA
- a CDS encoding MoaD/ThiS family protein has translation MQIELRVYTGLERFTGTKYGERIPLVMTEGSTILDILKKYDIPEAEVFSSLVNGLHKPFDAKLQEGDRVALFPPVGGG, from the coding sequence ATGCAGATTGAATTAAGGGTGTATACAGGCTTGGAGCGGTTTACCGGAACCAAATATGGTGAACGGATTCCACTGGTAATGACCGAGGGCAGCACCATTCTGGATATCTTAAAGAAATACGATATACCGGAAGCAGAAGTGTTTAGCTCCCTGGTAAATGGTTTGCATAAGCCCTTTGATGCGAAGCTGCAGGAAGGTGACCGTGTAGCTCTTTTCCCGCCGGTAGGCGGCGGGTAA
- a CDS encoding aldehyde ferredoxin oxidoreductase family protein, with product MPRFLRIDMKKGTAEFQDVPEKYLALGGRALTSQMVSDEVPATCNPLGERNKLIIAPGLLSGTNAPSSGRLSVGGKSPLTGGIKEANAGGICAQKLANLDIKAMIVEGKPAEKGAWMVKVSPEGAEVLKADDLVGKGTYEVTAILRERYGSKVGVICIGPAGEYMLMGAGVATNDAEGNSSRYAGRGGLGAVMGSKGLKAIVIDSPNTFDVPVQDKERFSAAAKKFAKILLEHPVTGSGLPNFGTNVLMNIISEAGTLPVKNFGNNGRFDKANEVSGERLAEVAKARGGKATHVCHPGCVMRCSNVYPMPDGKVCSPIEYETAWCFGPNLGISDLDVVAKLNYICNDAGLDTIEMGVALGVLMEAGVIPFGDADAAVAALEEVAKGTPAGRILGNGAVFVGKAYGITRVAAVKGQSIPAYDPRSCKGNGVTYATSPMGGDHTAGYAVTANILKVGGFVDPTKAEGQVELSRNLQIATAAVDATGLCLFVAFAVLDNPEGLPTIVEMLNAQYGLSLEVDDVVTLGQNILKTERAFNAAAGLSSVDDRLPEFFYTDKLAPHNTVFDIKDEELDTVFNF from the coding sequence ATGCCAAGGTTTTTAAGAATCGACATGAAAAAGGGGACAGCCGAATTTCAGGATGTGCCGGAAAAGTATTTGGCACTGGGCGGCCGGGCACTCACCTCGCAGATGGTCTCGGATGAAGTACCCGCAACCTGCAATCCGCTGGGGGAACGAAACAAATTAATTATTGCCCCGGGCCTGCTGTCCGGAACCAACGCACCCTCTTCCGGACGCTTGTCTGTAGGCGGCAAAAGCCCTCTGACAGGCGGCATCAAAGAAGCCAATGCCGGCGGCATTTGCGCTCAGAAACTGGCCAACCTGGATATTAAGGCCATGATTGTCGAAGGCAAGCCGGCGGAGAAAGGCGCCTGGATGGTGAAGGTTTCGCCGGAAGGAGCAGAGGTTTTAAAGGCCGATGATTTGGTGGGCAAAGGCACCTATGAAGTAACGGCCATCCTCCGTGAGCGTTACGGCAGCAAAGTTGGCGTAATCTGCATTGGACCTGCCGGAGAATACATGCTGATGGGCGCCGGTGTAGCCACCAATGATGCCGAAGGAAACTCCAGCCGGTATGCCGGCCGTGGCGGCTTGGGCGCGGTCATGGGCTCCAAAGGGCTGAAGGCCATCGTTATTGATTCTCCCAATACTTTTGACGTGCCGGTTCAGGATAAGGAGCGCTTCTCTGCGGCGGCCAAGAAATTTGCCAAGATTTTGCTGGAACACCCGGTTACCGGTTCCGGTCTGCCCAATTTCGGCACCAATGTTCTGATGAACATTATCAGCGAAGCGGGCACTCTCCCCGTTAAGAATTTTGGAAATAACGGGCGTTTTGACAAAGCCAATGAGGTCAGCGGCGAGCGTCTGGCTGAGGTTGCCAAGGCCCGCGGCGGCAAAGCCACTCATGTCTGCCATCCCGGTTGTGTCATGCGCTGCTCCAACGTTTATCCCATGCCCGACGGCAAGGTTTGCTCTCCCATCGAGTATGAAACCGCCTGGTGCTTTGGACCCAACCTGGGAATCAGCGATCTGGATGTTGTGGCTAAACTGAACTACATTTGCAACGATGCCGGCCTGGACACCATTGAAATGGGCGTTGCCCTGGGGGTTCTGATGGAAGCCGGCGTTATTCCCTTCGGCGATGCGGATGCCGCCGTGGCGGCCCTGGAAGAAGTGGCCAAGGGAACTCCTGCGGGCCGTATCCTGGGCAATGGCGCGGTCTTTGTGGGTAAAGCATACGGCATTACCCGGGTCGCGGCTGTTAAAGGCCAAAGCATTCCTGCTTACGATCCCAGGTCCTGCAAAGGGAATGGTGTTACCTATGCCACCAGCCCCATGGGTGGCGATCACACGGCCGGTTATGCTGTAACCGCCAACATCCTTAAAGTGGGTGGCTTTGTTGACCCGACCAAAGCGGAAGGGCAGGTTGAACTATCCCGGAATCTGCAGATTGCCACCGCGGCCGTAGATGCCACCGGCTTGTGCCTGTTCGTGGCCTTTGCCGTTTTGGACAATCCGGAAGGTTTGCCTACCATTGTGGAAATGCTGAATGCCCAATATGGTCTTAGTTTGGAAGTTGACGACGTGGTAACTTTGGGTCAGAACATTTTGAAGACCGAGCGTGCTTTTAATGCCGCCGCCGGATTAAGCAGTGTGGACGATCGTCTGCCTGAATTTTTCTATACCGACAAGCTGGCTCCTCACAATACCGTATTTGATATCAAGGACGAAGAATTAGACACGGTATTTAATTTCTAG
- a CDS encoding ABC transporter permease encodes MEVFWNGLIIAVKLLLSGDKTVIEISLLTLKVSGTATLIAVLIGVPAGFFLALTSFPGRNFVVSIVNFGMGLPPVVVGLVVWVLLSRYGPLGLLGVLYTPTAMIMAQGIIASPIVTGFTLAAFQQLHPKLRLQILSLGASRLQLLWLMAREARLGLLAAVMAGFGGAVSEVGASTMVGGNLVGSTRVLTTATVLAVGRGETDLAMALSIILLLLAFAVTVALTVAQQRGRCP; translated from the coding sequence GTGGAAGTATTCTGGAACGGGTTAATCATCGCTGTTAAACTGCTGCTCTCGGGAGATAAGACCGTCATAGAAATCTCCTTATTAACATTAAAAGTATCCGGTACTGCCACCCTGATCGCTGTGCTAATTGGCGTGCCTGCGGGTTTTTTCCTGGCCCTGACTTCCTTTCCAGGCAGAAATTTTGTGGTCAGTATTGTCAATTTTGGTATGGGCCTGCCCCCGGTGGTGGTGGGGCTGGTGGTTTGGGTACTCCTCAGCCGCTATGGCCCTTTGGGCCTTCTGGGTGTTTTATATACGCCCACGGCCATGATTATGGCCCAGGGCATCATTGCTTCCCCCATTGTCACAGGTTTTACGCTGGCTGCTTTTCAACAACTGCATCCGAAGCTGCGTTTGCAGATTTTGTCCTTGGGGGCTTCCAGGCTGCAGTTGTTATGGCTGATGGCCAGGGAAGCCCGGCTAGGATTGCTGGCCGCTGTGATGGCCGGTTTCGGGGGAGCTGTTTCCGAAGTAGGGGCTTCCACCATGGTGGGGGGCAACCTGGTGGGTTCTACCCGGGTTCTGACCACCGCCACGGTTTTAGCGGTGGGAAGAGGGGAAACCGATCTGGCCATGGCCTTAAGCATTATTCTTTTATTACTGGCCTTTGCGGTAACCGTTGCCTTAACCGTAGCCCAGCAGCGAGGGAGGTGCCCATAA
- a CDS encoding sigma-54-dependent transcriptional regulator, protein MTATPSILVIDDEQPVGTFFTRLLAQKGYRIGVAVSGTQAHALIDQERYDVAMVDLKLPDTDGITLLQHIKTVQPHCEVVIMTGYSTTRTAVKAIQFGAFDYIEKPFDDINLVEQLIEKALNYSKTVEKPGDKTFSWTDTAEQCGFQVGHTPKMIKLVSMAERIASKDINVLIHGETGTGKEVLAKFIHMASNRHDKPFLAINCGALPENLLESDLFGHEKGSFTGANVQRKGIFELANNGTLFLDEIGEASLAIQVKLLRVLETGEFLRVGGEKPVKTNVRIIAATNVDLEEAVAHKTFREDLFYRLDVVRFVLPPLRERKEDIVSLVEFFIQRFWDYQTGPTPTFAPACMDALLNYHWPGNIRELANTVEQALALCDDKAVLPEHLSRKITGATPALEKNDPEGGEDTLPDINGLSGWFCQQEKQLDKMDEERLVHLYKRVEELYRALHRVMGKKGVTSAFPISIQEMEARAIVDTLEFFKGNVSMSARALGIGRNTLYRKAKEYNINISN, encoded by the coding sequence ATGACCGCGACACCCAGCATATTGGTCATCGATGATGAGCAGCCTGTGGGAACTTTTTTTACCAGATTACTGGCGCAAAAAGGTTATCGGATTGGCGTTGCTGTTTCCGGAACACAGGCTCACGCACTAATTGACCAGGAACGCTATGATGTGGCCATGGTTGATTTAAAATTACCGGATACCGACGGGATCACCTTGTTGCAGCATATAAAAACCGTACAGCCCCATTGTGAAGTAGTGATTATGACAGGCTACAGCACCACCAGGACAGCGGTAAAAGCCATCCAATTCGGAGCCTTTGATTATATTGAAAAACCCTTTGACGACATTAATCTGGTGGAGCAGTTAATTGAAAAGGCCTTGAATTACAGTAAAACCGTAGAAAAGCCCGGAGATAAAACCTTTAGCTGGACGGACACCGCCGAACAATGTGGTTTTCAGGTGGGCCATACTCCAAAGATGATTAAGCTGGTTTCCATGGCCGAAAGAATTGCTTCTAAAGATATTAATGTGTTGATCCATGGAGAAACGGGCACCGGCAAGGAAGTTTTGGCCAAATTTATTCATATGGCCAGCAACCGGCACGATAAACCTTTTTTAGCCATCAATTGCGGGGCCCTTCCGGAAAATTTGCTGGAAAGTGATTTATTTGGCCATGAGAAGGGATCCTTTACCGGGGCCAATGTTCAAAGGAAAGGGATTTTTGAACTGGCCAACAACGGAACCTTATTTCTGGATGAAATCGGTGAAGCTAGTTTGGCCATCCAGGTGAAGCTGTTGCGGGTTTTGGAGACCGGGGAATTTTTGCGGGTGGGCGGCGAAAAACCGGTAAAAACCAATGTAAGAATTATTGCTGCCACCAATGTGGATCTTGAGGAAGCAGTGGCGCATAAAACCTTCCGGGAAGATTTGTTCTACCGGCTGGATGTGGTTCGTTTTGTTTTACCTCCCTTGCGGGAGCGCAAAGAAGACATTGTCTCCCTGGTGGAATTTTTTATTCAGCGCTTTTGGGATTACCAAACAGGTCCCACCCCGACCTTTGCACCGGCCTGTATGGATGCCCTGTTAAACTATCATTGGCCGGGGAATATCCGGGAACTGGCCAACACGGTGGAACAGGCCCTGGCCTTATGTGATGATAAAGCCGTTTTACCGGAACATCTCTCCCGTAAAATAACTGGTGCTACCCCTGCCCTGGAAAAGAATGATCCTGAGGGCGGGGAGGACACACTTCCAGATATCAATGGTCTTTCCGGCTGGTTTTGCCAACAGGAAAAACAACTGGATAAAATGGATGAAGAGAGACTGGTGCATTTATATAAAAGGGTTGAGGAACTGTACCGGGCTCTGCACCGGGTTATGGGAAAAAAAGGGGTTACTTCTGCTTTTCCCATCTCCATTCAAGAAATGGAAGCCAGGGCCATTGTAGATACTTTGGAATTCTTTAAGGGAAATGTCAGTATGAGTGCCCGGGCCCTGGGAATCGGACGAAACACCCTTTACCGTAAGGCAAAAGAATACAATATTAATATATCCAATTAA
- the moaA gene encoding GTP 3',8-cyclase MoaA — MIDGYKRRIDYLRISVTDRCNLRCVYCMPPEGVKQTPHREILTLEEFGRVVDAASDLGINKVRITGGEPLVRKNILKLFQHIAKNPGIDDISITTNGVLFLQMAEDLKKSGLNRVNFSLDSLDPDKFKEITRLGKFNEVWRGIEKAIALNLHPVKLNVVAVRGVNDREFGDFARLSREMPLHIRFIELMPIGECNPWAVDNFISAEEIVRKLQQEFGPLQAETKVTGNGPAKYFRLPGAKGTLGFITAISEHFCSTCNRLRLTANGQLRPCLYGNQEFDLKKALRRGAGRQELAELIAKGIRQKPGQHHMEEGWSDLRVMSQIGG; from the coding sequence ATGATAGACGGGTACAAAAGAAGGATTGATTATCTAAGAATATCCGTAACCGACCGGTGCAATTTGCGTTGTGTTTACTGTATGCCTCCGGAGGGTGTGAAACAAACCCCCCATAGAGAAATACTAACCTTGGAGGAATTCGGCCGGGTGGTGGATGCCGCTTCGGATTTAGGCATTAATAAGGTTCGTATCACCGGGGGAGAACCCCTGGTAAGAAAAAATATTTTAAAGCTTTTTCAGCATATAGCCAAAAATCCCGGGATTGATGACATCTCCATCACCACCAATGGCGTTTTATTCCTGCAAATGGCAGAGGATTTGAAAAAATCAGGATTAAACAGGGTAAACTTCAGTTTAGATAGTCTGGATCCGGATAAATTTAAAGAGATTACCCGTCTGGGGAAGTTTAACGAGGTGTGGCGCGGCATTGAGAAAGCCATTGCTTTAAACCTTCATCCGGTAAAATTAAACGTAGTGGCTGTCCGGGGGGTAAACGACCGGGAGTTTGGCGATTTTGCCCGTCTGAGCCGGGAAATGCCCCTGCACATTCGATTTATTGAGTTGATGCCCATTGGGGAATGCAACCCCTGGGCCGTGGACAATTTTATATCCGCTGAAGAGATTGTCCGGAAGCTGCAGCAGGAATTTGGTCCCCTGCAGGCGGAAACAAAGGTTACCGGCAACGGTCCGGCCAAATATTTCCGACTGCCCGGGGCTAAGGGCACCCTTGGCTTTATTACGGCCATCAGTGAACATTTCTGTTCCACCTGTAACCGCCTGCGGTTGACGGCCAACGGTCAATTGCGCCCCTGTTTGTACGGGAACCAGGAGTTTGATTTAAAAAAAGCGCTTCGCAGGGGGGCCGGCAGGCAGGAATTGGCCGAATTAATCGCCAAAGGGATACGGCAGAAACCGGGTCAGCACCACATGGAAGAGGGGTGGAGCGACCTCAGGGTCATGAGTCAGATTGGAGGATAA
- a CDS encoding MOSC domain-containing protein, producing MGRIVAVCTSPRKGMRKKNVGEGLLVVEHGLEGDAHVGDWHRQVSLLAMESIEKMKAMGLKVGPGDFAENLTTEEIDLVSLPVGTKLRIGEKGLGEVTQIGKECHTRCAIYHQAGDCVMPKEGIFVRVLQGGPVKVGDAIEILEQ from the coding sequence ATGGGAAGAATTGTAGCGGTATGTACCAGCCCTAGAAAGGGAATGAGAAAGAAAAACGTGGGGGAAGGCCTGCTGGTTGTGGAGCACGGCTTGGAAGGAGATGCCCACGTGGGTGACTGGCACCGCCAGGTGAGCCTGTTGGCCATGGAAAGTATAGAAAAAATGAAGGCCATGGGGTTGAAGGTTGGCCCGGGGGATTTTGCGGAAAATTTAACCACCGAAGAGATTGACCTGGTTTCTTTGCCCGTGGGAACAAAACTTCGTATTGGTGAGAAAGGCTTAGGAGAGGTAACCCAGATCGGCAAAGAATGTCATACCCGTTGTGCCATTTACCACCAGGCCGGGGATTGTGTAATGCCCAAGGAAGGGATCTTTGTCAGAGTCCTGCAGGGAGGACCGGTAAAAGTGGGAGATGCCATTGAAATATTGGAACAATAG
- a CDS encoding sulfate/molybdate ABC transporter ATP-binding protein, translated as MIVLEGQEIQFIKKGRTILDVESFQLEEGQVTALIGVNGAGKTSLMHILALLQKPTAGRVIFKGLEANRGNLHPLRQRMAFVFQQPLLLDMTVRKNIETGLRLRKVSRREISKRVDNWLARLGIDHLADGPVRFLSGGEAQRVSIARALALEPEVLFLDEPFTGLDTPTRGLLLRDLAGLLHGTKIATLFVTHDYSEIPFLAHRLSVLEQGKIIQTGTPGEIYEQPKNQAVVNLLQWLPKTDSAMGGQGGC; from the coding sequence GTGATTGTTTTAGAAGGACAAGAAATTCAATTTATTAAAAAAGGACGAACCATCCTTGACGTCGAATCTTTTCAATTAGAGGAAGGGCAAGTGACCGCTCTGATCGGAGTAAACGGGGCGGGAAAGACCTCCTTGATGCATATTTTAGCTCTTTTACAAAAACCAACCGCCGGAAGAGTTATTTTTAAAGGGCTGGAGGCCAACCGGGGCAATCTGCATCCCTTGCGGCAGCGTATGGCCTTTGTGTTCCAGCAGCCCTTGCTGCTGGATATGACCGTGAGGAAAAATATTGAAACCGGTTTGCGTTTAAGAAAGGTCTCGCGCAGGGAAATAAGTAAACGCGTTGACAACTGGCTGGCAAGACTGGGAATTGATCACCTGGCCGATGGCCCGGTGCGTTTTCTTTCCGGGGGAGAAGCGCAGAGAGTCAGTATCGCCCGGGCTCTGGCCCTGGAGCCGGAAGTATTGTTTTTGGATGAACCCTTCACGGGTCTGGATACCCCTACCCGGGGACTGTTGCTGCGGGATTTAGCCGGGCTGTTGCATGGTACGAAAATTGCAACATTATTTGTAACCCATGATTATTCAGAGATCCCTTTTTTGGCTCACCGGTTGTCCGTATTAGAGCAAGGAAAAATTATTCAGACCGGAACTCCCGGAGAGATCTACGAACAACCTAAAAACCAGGCGGTTGTAAACCTACTGCAATGGCTGCCAAAAACCGATTCGGCAATGGGTGGACAAGGGGGCTGTTAA
- the moaC gene encoding cyclic pyranopterin monophosphate synthase MoaC: protein MSQFTHFDAQGNARMVDITSKAETQREAEARGEVVMSPATLELIRTGGMAKGDVLGVARVAGIMAAKQTPSLIPMAHPIMITGTNLDFKLASPDRVEIRGRVKTGGKTGVEMEALTAVSVAALTIYDMCKAVDKSMEIRNIRLVKKSGGKSGDFLREGEQLWEEL from the coding sequence ATGTCTCAGTTCACACATTTTGACGCCCAGGGGAATGCCCGCATGGTGGACATCACCTCCAAGGCGGAAACCCAAAGGGAAGCGGAAGCCAGGGGAGAAGTGGTTATGTCACCGGCTACCCTGGAGCTTATTCGTACCGGCGGCATGGCCAAAGGGGATGTTCTAGGCGTTGCCCGGGTTGCCGGAATTATGGCCGCCAAGCAGACTCCGTCTTTGATTCCCATGGCTCACCCGATTATGATCACCGGGACCAACCTGGATTTTAAATTGGCTTCCCCGGACCGGGTGGAGATTCGGGGGCGGGTTAAGACGGGCGGAAAAACCGGGGTGGAGATGGAAGCTCTTACAGCGGTTAGTGTGGCGGCCCTTACTATTTATGATATGTGCAAGGCTGTGGATAAGTCTATGGAAATAAGAAATATTCGCCTGGTCAAAAAGAGCGGCGGAAAAAGCGGTGATTTTCTGCGGGAAGGAGAGCAATTATGGGAAGAATTGTAG